A genomic window from Paenibacillus sp. FSL K6-0276 includes:
- a CDS encoding thermonuclease family protein, producing MSKMYLVKICLAITLLLGIATGCTITEPSTPDQAPSITTSPSPKSDATAKNTEGDNRRLLDAKVTRVVDGDTMKLTIDGKKETIRLLLVDTPESVNPNIPEPQPFSIEASNYAKKMLTDKDVQIELDVSERDKYGRLLCYLYIDGKMFNELLLEQGYARVAYVFAPNTKYVDQFRAIQDKAREQGIGIWSIENYAQNNGFHVPKTK from the coding sequence ATGAGTAAAATGTATCTAGTAAAAATCTGCTTAGCCATTACCCTCCTACTCGGAATAGCTACCGGTTGCACAATCACCGAGCCGTCTACTCCAGATCAAGCTCCATCAATAACAACAAGTCCAAGCCCTAAATCTGATGCTACCGCAAAGAATACAGAAGGGGACAACAGACGTTTATTAGATGCAAAGGTAACACGAGTAGTTGATGGTGACACCATGAAACTGACTATCGACGGTAAAAAAGAAACTATTCGTTTGTTACTAGTTGATACTCCTGAATCCGTTAATCCGAACATTCCTGAGCCACAGCCATTTTCGATAGAAGCCTCTAATTATGCCAAAAAGATGCTTACAGATAAAGATGTGCAAATTGAACTAGATGTATCAGAGCGGGATAAATATGGTCGTCTACTCTGTTATCTCTATATCGATGGCAAAATGTTTAATGAGCTACTGCTAGAGCAGGGTTATGCACGTGTGGCATATGTATTTGCACCTAATACGAAATACGTAGATCAATTTAGAGCTATTCAGGATAAAGCAAGAGAGCAAGGAATCGGCATCTGGAGTATTGAAAATTACGCGCAAAACAATGGTTTTCATGTACCCAAAACGAAATAA
- a CDS encoding MFS transporter has translation MKKINPLLIIILALGVFGIITTEMGIIGVLPQITQKFNITTSQTGWLVSIFALVVAISGPFLTLLASGINRKVILLTAVLIFAISNVVYAYTTMFEVMLIFRIIPAIFHPVFFSVALVTAAQLVPPEKSTKAVTKVFAGITVGFAFGVPLTSYLADKISLEIAFLFGAVVSIIAFLGIFAWLPSMPVKEKMSYGKQLGILRKPLLWLNIVTVIFIFAAMFSVYSYFAEYLGQVTHMNGSWISIMLMAFGIVMIFGNFLFGGLLHKSIPKTVIMFPLLYAVTYLFVYYLGSYFIPMVVIILIWGAVHSGGLIVSQAWLTTEAKEAPEFGNSLFISFSNLGITIGTSIGGWFISHSGIHELNWIGLMFSLLAFLTIIVKIKISKSSVVEVNVH, from the coding sequence ATGAAAAAGATTAACCCGTTGCTTATCATTATTCTGGCTTTAGGTGTATTTGGTATTATCACTACGGAAATGGGGATTATAGGTGTTCTACCGCAGATAACTCAAAAATTTAATATAACGACTTCACAGACTGGATGGCTTGTAAGTATATTTGCTTTAGTCGTTGCCATTTCTGGTCCATTTCTAACATTACTGGCTTCTGGTATTAATCGTAAAGTTATTCTATTAACGGCTGTACTTATTTTTGCAATTTCAAATGTTGTGTACGCTTATACAACTATGTTTGAAGTAATGCTGATTTTTCGTATTATCCCTGCTATTTTTCATCCTGTCTTTTTTTCAGTTGCTCTTGTTACCGCTGCTCAACTTGTCCCTCCAGAAAAGAGTACTAAAGCAGTTACAAAGGTTTTCGCCGGAATCACAGTCGGGTTTGCTTTTGGTGTGCCTTTGACTTCTTATCTCGCGGACAAAATATCATTAGAAATTGCTTTCCTGTTTGGTGCTGTTGTAAGTATAATTGCCTTTTTAGGGATATTCGCTTGGCTTCCTTCCATGCCTGTTAAAGAAAAAATGTCTTATGGCAAGCAGCTTGGTATATTACGAAAACCCCTATTATGGTTAAACATAGTGACAGTTATTTTTATCTTTGCAGCGATGTTTTCTGTATATAGTTACTTTGCTGAGTATCTTGGTCAAGTAACACATATGAATGGGTCATGGATTAGTATCATGTTAATGGCCTTTGGTATAGTCATGATTTTTGGGAATTTTTTATTTGGGGGCCTTTTACATAAAAGCATTCCAAAGACCGTCATCATGTTTCCTCTGTTATATGCGGTAACTTACTTATTCGTTTATTATCTTGGTTCTTATTTCATTCCAATGGTTGTTATCATCCTCATTTGGGGGGCAGTTCATTCCGGCGGGCTCATTGTCAGTCAAGCATGGTTAACGACTGAGGCGAAAGAGGCTCCCGAATTTGGTAACAGCTTGTTTATCTCATTCTCTAATCTTGGGATTACTATAGGGACTTCTATCGGTGGTTGGTTTATTTCTCATTCGGGTATACATGAACTCAACTGGATTGGACTTATGTTTTCACTGCTTGCTTTCTTAACGATCATAGTCAAAATTAAAATTTCTAAATCTAGCGTAGTCGAAGTAAATGTACATTAA
- the mraY gene encoding phospho-N-acetylmuramoyl-pentapeptide-transferase produces MFGIMAISGLSFLLVAMFTPLLIWTLHRLGLTQPIRSELPADHQAKRGTPLMAGLVLLIGIAISLQFHPGSLMLLLCVTFLLFSSVGFLDDFKKAFWQNPSGITGRSKLVLQFIFTGTILYVLFHSFGLTSDIELFQGHNLQLPLYLYVGIILLFVVGSANAINFTDGLDGLLINVAIPTYFFFFMISDKPEVQTFSLVMIGCLLGLFLYNIYPARAFMGDTGSLAIGGSLSILAVIEKVELLLPILFFVYFAEQLSVILQVWYYKRTKLRLFRMAPIHFHFSLKYGWSENKIVMIFGFISWMSVLLCWLIWKYLMH; encoded by the coding sequence ATGTTTGGAATTATGGCTATTTCCGGCCTGTCTTTTCTTCTAGTGGCGATGTTTACGCCGCTGTTGATCTGGACGCTACACAGGCTGGGGCTAACGCAGCCGATTCGCTCCGAGTTACCAGCGGATCATCAGGCCAAACGTGGTACACCGCTTATGGCAGGGTTGGTCCTACTTATTGGTATAGCGATCTCGTTGCAGTTTCATCCCGGATCTCTAATGTTACTCTTATGCGTCACGTTTTTGCTGTTCAGCTCGGTCGGATTTCTGGATGATTTCAAAAAGGCTTTTTGGCAAAATCCGTCCGGTATCACCGGCCGCTCAAAGCTAGTGTTACAATTTATTTTTACTGGAACCATTTTGTATGTGTTGTTCCATTCGTTCGGCCTGACGAGCGATATTGAGTTATTTCAAGGGCACAATCTGCAATTGCCATTGTACCTTTATGTCGGAATCATTTTGCTGTTTGTGGTGGGCTCTGCAAATGCCATCAATTTTACTGACGGTCTTGATGGGCTACTGATCAATGTGGCCATTCCAACGTATTTTTTCTTTTTTATGATTTCGGACAAACCTGAAGTGCAGACATTTTCCCTTGTCATGATTGGCTGTCTGCTTGGGCTTTTCCTTTATAATATTTATCCGGCAAGAGCGTTCATGGGCGATACAGGTTCACTGGCGATTGGTGGCTCGCTTTCCATTTTGGCTGTCATTGAGAAGGTCGAGCTTTTGCTTCCAATTTTGTTTTTTGTCTATTTTGCGGAGCAGTTGTCGGTCATTTTACAAGTTTGGTACTACAAACGAACAAAGCTGCGGCTGTTCCGAATGGCTCCGATCCATTTCCATTTCAGTTTAAAATACGGATGGAGCGAAAACAAAATCGTGATGATATTTGGTTTCATTTCGTGGATGTCCGTACTGCTTTGCTGGTTGATTTGGAAATATCTCATGCACTAA
- a CDS encoding GNAT family N-acetyltransferase: MELHIDKTSTDAATDILNWRYDPPYDFYNNEQSSEAISEMLAESYFSVFDENKELVGFFCAGSSAQVPNESYTYSQRFIDIGIGMRPEFTGQGNGTLFFTAVLSQIDTMFEKRSKRLTVAKFNDRAIRLYEKLGFSREAEFVKGSTVFIVMVKVEV; encoded by the coding sequence ATGGAGCTTCACATAGATAAGACGAGTACTGATGCTGCAACTGATATATTAAACTGGCGATATGATCCACCCTATGATTTTTACAATAATGAACAATCTTCTGAAGCGATTAGTGAAATGCTTGCAGAATCATATTTTTCCGTATTTGATGAAAATAAAGAGTTGGTAGGGTTCTTCTGTGCAGGAAGCTCAGCGCAGGTTCCAAATGAGTCATATACGTATTCTCAGAGGTTTATAGATATTGGCATAGGGATGAGACCAGAGTTTACAGGGCAGGGAAATGGGACTCTATTTTTCACAGCTGTTCTAAGCCAAATTGATACAATGTTCGAGAAAAGATCAAAACGTCTGACCGTGGCAAAGTTTAATGATAGGGCGATACGATTGTATGAAAAATTGGGATTTAGCCGGGAAGCTGAATTCGTTAAAGGGAGTACTGTGTTTATTGTTATGGTTAAAGTTGAAGTTTGA
- a CDS encoding winged helix-turn-helix transcriptional regulator, with protein sequence MEPLVIFKALSNETRSQIMMWLKTPEEFFDEKPYLQQGLSFRIGICVGDIQAKAGLAQSVISSYLLTMQKAGLLESERIGKWTYYRRNEKTIQEFSEYIKQKL encoded by the coding sequence ATGGAACCTTTAGTGATATTTAAAGCTTTGTCTAACGAGACACGTAGTCAAATTATGATGTGGTTAAAAACTCCGGAGGAATTCTTTGATGAAAAGCCTTATTTACAACAAGGCCTAAGTTTTCGAATTGGTATATGCGTGGGAGATATTCAAGCTAAAGCGGGACTTGCACAGTCTGTTATCTCGAGCTATTTATTGACTATGCAAAAAGCTGGTTTGTTGGAATCTGAGCGAATTGGGAAATGGACGTACTATCGTCGGAATGAGAAGACAATTCAGGAGTTTTCCGAGTATATTAAACAGAAACTATAA
- the ltrA gene encoding group II intron reverse transcriptase/maturase has protein sequence MLEQLLSRENLLQALKRVEANKGSYGVDGMSVKSLREHIVQNWQTLRQAIEEGIYEPSPVRRVEIPKPGGGGVRLLGIPTVTDRMIQQAIAQVLTPLFDPEFSDHSYGFRPRRRGHDAVKKARAFMKEGYRFVVDLDLEKFFDRVNHDRLMMKISAKVKDKKVLLLIRKYLQSGVMENGLVNTTTEGTPQGGPLSPLLSNIVLDELDKELEKRGHRFVRYADDCNIYVKTPRAGERVKASVIRFIETRLKLKVNQAKSAVDRPWRRKFLGFSFSSDKEPKVRIAKQSLQKAKARIREITSRKKAMRMEERIQELNRYLMGWHGYFSLADTPSAFKAMDMWIRRRLRMCLWKQWKNPRTKVKRLISLGVPKDIAYEWGNTRKGYWRIAGSPILQRALNNQYWESNGLKSVLDRYNFLRNIS, from the coding sequence ATGTTGGAGCAACTGCTGTCACGGGAAAATCTTCTGCAAGCCTTAAAGCGTGTTGAAGCGAATAAAGGAAGTTATGGCGTAGATGGGATGTCCGTAAAATCCTTACGAGAACACATCGTACAAAACTGGCAAACCTTGCGGCAAGCGATAGAAGAAGGAATCTATGAACCGAGCCCCGTACGCCGAGTCGAAATCCCGAAACCCGGTGGCGGAGGCGTTAGGTTATTAGGAATACCTACCGTGACAGATCGAATGATTCAACAAGCAATCGCTCAGGTACTAACTCCGTTGTTCGATCCAGAGTTTTCCGACCACAGTTATGGATTTCGTCCGAGAAGGCGAGGACATGATGCGGTAAAGAAAGCTAGAGCATTCATGAAAGAAGGCTATCGATTCGTAGTCGACCTGGACTTGGAGAAATTCTTTGATCGCGTCAACCATGACCGACTGATGATGAAGATTTCGGCTAAAGTGAAGGACAAGAAAGTTCTCCTGCTGATTCGTAAATATCTTCAGTCAGGTGTGATGGAGAACGGGCTAGTAAATACGACAACAGAAGGGACACCGCAAGGTGGTCCACTCAGTCCGTTGTTATCTAACATCGTTTTGGACGAGCTCGACAAGGAACTCGAGAAACGTGGACACCGCTTCGTCCGTTATGCGGACGACTGTAACATCTATGTGAAAACACCAAGAGCAGGAGAGCGAGTGAAGGCATCCGTCATCAGATTCATTGAGACAAGACTAAAACTAAAGGTGAACCAAGCGAAGAGTGCGGTGGACCGCCCATGGAGACGGAAATTTCTTGGGTTTAGCTTTAGTAGTGATAAAGAGCCCAAGGTGAGGATAGCAAAACAGTCCTTGCAGAAAGCGAAGGCTCGAATTCGGGAGATAACGTCCCGGAAGAAAGCGATGCGAATGGAAGAACGAATCCAGGAGCTCAATCGATACTTGATGGGATGGCACGGATATTTCTCGCTGGCGGATACGCCAAGTGCCTTTAAAGCGATGGATATGTGGATTCGAAGGAGATTGCGAATGTGTCTCTGGAAGCAATGGAAGAACCCGAGAACCAAAGTCAAAAGGCTTATATCCTTAGGCGTGCCTAAGGATATAGCTTATGAGTGGGGAAATACTCGGAAAGGATATTGGCGAATTGCAGGGAGTCCAATTCTGCAACGTGCATTGAATAACCAATATTGGGAATCCAATGGATTAAAGAGTGTATTGGACAGATACAACTTCTTACGGAATATTTCATGA